One Physeter macrocephalus isolate SW-GA chromosome 7, ASM283717v5, whole genome shotgun sequence genomic window, CAGCATATACCATATgccatatgtacacacacagctCAAGCCACAGTGGAGAGGAAGACGTGGGATCCTCGGGCATGGACGGGACAATGTTGCTCGACCCCTTGTGTACTGCTTGCCCTGCTGGTACCCTAAGATGAAGTCACTGGCTACAACAGCTTAGGACCAAACAGTACAGCCTTGGGGCAGTGGTGATTCAGGCTCTCCCGGCTCTCATGGACAATGTAGAGCCCTCTTTGTTCATGTATGACTCACACTTGTTCCTAGTATATATGCTCCATCTACTTTGCTCCTTCTAGAGCCACTTCACTCCCTCTGGAAAGCTCCTAACCATTCTCAGATGCTTCCATATCTAGCCTGTGCCACAGAGGAACCGTGAGTGGTGTGGGCAAAATCAATCTCAGCCCCTCTCTCTTCTTGACCACATTGTTCAAGCTTCTTGCACCTTGGCTCTACCTCGAGTTGGTAAAGTGCAGCCTATGAAGCCGCATTTTACAGAcctttccccccaaaaaaggacAAATTGAGATACAGGCATAAACACTCTACCCTTCTTCtccactttctctttttcattccatTATTCTCTCAGGGACTTTTCTCATCCAGACCTCATTACTTAAACTTAGGATCCAGAAGAGTGGCTCTCAAAAGGCGGTCACAGAACAGCAGCGTCAGCATTAGCTGGGAACCTGTCATACATGCAGATTCCAGAGCCCCACCCCaagcctactgaatcagaaactctggccgTTGGGTCCAACAGTCTTTGTTTTAGTAAGCCTTCCAGATAGTTACGAGAAATGCTAAATTTGAGAACTATTGACCCAGACAATCAAATCTGGTTTATTACAtgacaaaagagggaaaaaaataaaattaatgaatccTTTTTCAGACAAAAGCTAGGGTGGCCAACACCtgctgcaaaatattttgtttggatGTCAGAACCTAGATTcttctatttgtatattttctgttgagaaaaaagagaagaggaaaagatttaTACCTTTGAAGACCGGGGCAAAAGCAAGGAgagagaatgggggtgggggggagggagggagggagagagagagagagagagagagagagagagagagagagagagagagagagagagaatgagagccAAAAAAATCATGTTTGAAAGATGAACTTCATTTCACTTGCAATGTGTCACTAGTCACAAGATGAGGACCACACTCTGTCCTCTTTAAAGTCAGGTCCTCCTTTAAAATCAGGCCCTAATCTATATTTCCAAACTTATTTCTCTTATTTGGATTCTCttctttattattctctttagGATTTCTCTACTCCAGccttataattttattcatattatctttcaaatgtttcctgtttccaAACATTTGAATATGCCACTTACTCTTAAGATATTCTCACCATTTTCCTTCCATGTATTTGAATCTTACCCACTCTTCAAGGCTTGCTCATTCTTTTTCCGTGAAACCTGCTTTGGCCATTCCAGAATTATCTCTACCAACAAATCTCTATTGAGTTAAAAGACTCTTGTTATTAAGTATCTGGTggggtttttaaatttattattattgcctaagaattattaaattttaaaagtttaacataAAATAACCACTTTATGTTGAAAATTACACTttagcaggaagaagaaaacagagacaatatTGCTCTTCCCCATTCTGGCAAGAAACGAAATCAAGAGCCAGCGCCTAAAGAAAACATTgtccaagaaaaagagaaagacttgTCCCTCCCTGGAaccaatgaaaataacaaaagcacTAAATCTCAAAATCTTCTGGAAAATAGACAGACAATGAATAAAGACTACAGGATTAGTAACAAAGAAAATGCCCACAATGACCTGAAGATGTCCATTTATCCTGAATCGACTGGGAATCATGGGACTGAGGATGGAGACAATGCTGTTAGCAAACTACATGACCAAGAAGAATATGGCAAAGCTCTTATCAGAAATAACATGCACCACATAATGGAGCCAGGGACTGTGACTGAactcttgagggaagaaaacacagagaacaaaccCCGGAATGTTTTAAGCAAAGTTCCAGCAGGTGCCAATTATGCTAAAGCCCCCTCAAAAATTAAGAAGAATCATCAAAGAGATTCCCAAGCCCAGAATATTCCAGTAAAAAGCAAAAGTACCCACCGTATCCAACACAACATGGACTATCTAAAACAGCTCCCCAAAGCCAAAAAGGTCTCCAGTGATTTTGAAGGCAGTGGCTATCCAGATCTTCAGGGGCAGGAGGACAAGGATATCTCTCCTTTCAGTGGAGATGGTCCACCTTTTAAGGACATTTCTGGTAAAGGAGATGCTATTCGTCCTGACCGAGAAGGTACAGATATTCAAACAGAGTTTTCTAGCCCAAGTGAAGCTGAGACCATTAATCCTGATGCAAGAGGACCAGGTTATAATGAGATcccagagaaagaagggaatggTGGAAAGACCATTGGAACCAGGGATGAAACAGCCCAAAAGGCAAATGCTGCTGATGTAAGCCTAGTGGAGGACAACAACAGCATCATAGGTAGCACCAATTTTAGGAAACTCcctggaaaagaaggaaacagagtgGATGGCAGCAGCCAAAATGCTCATCAAGGGAAAATAGAGTTCCATTACCCTCACGCACCcacagaagacaaaagaaaagatggCGGTAGTGATGGAGCTGAAAGTACTAATGAAATTCCGAAAAATGGCAAAGGTAGTAGTAgacaagatacagaacattctaAAAGGAATCAAGTGAcctcaaatgaaaaacaaagatttcCGAGTAAGGGCAAAGGCCAGGGCCAGTTCATTCCTTCTCGTGGTCttgataatgaaattaaaaatgaaataggttCCCGTAATGGTCCCAATAATGAAGGGACCATAATAACACACAGCAGGAAAAATTATTATGTGCCCCACAGACAAAATAATTCTATGCAGAACAAGGGTGTCTCACAAAGCAAAGGTTCCTGGGGTTACAGAAAGCCCCATTCCAATAGGAGGTTTCGCCCCCCTAAAAAGCATGACAGTAGTGAATCATCTGACAGTGGCAGTTCCAGTGAGAGCGATGGTGACTAGAAATTCCCAGCAGGAGAAAGAGTTGAATACTTGGTCAACTGTGACTTAACAGTATAAAGGGGAGCCACCTGATAGCAGATTAGATGGACAGAGCCAGGAATTGACTAAGCCAAGAAACCTGGCCTCCTGGGGAGAACTGTTGCTATTTTAATGGTCACAGTATGAAATCCTATTCGAAGTTATGATGCTTTATGAAATCCTATTCAAAGTTATGAtgcttttttaaggaaaaagaattcaTTAAGGATTCATGGAATAGGTAACATTTGAAtagatatcatttaaaaataggtcGTGAGTGTCACAAAACCCTTCCTTTGTTGTTTGCTCTGTAGACGTGAAAAACAACCTCTCTCATATGATAATCTGTAATTAAATGATCTATAAGGAAGTCTGCTGTCTCTGGTGCTTCATTTCAGACGCAACAAGATTAGTTCTGCCTCTGGCAAAGGCAGTGCTATGAAATTAATCCACTGGGTAAAGCTTGAGAGCCTCCCTACACCCCACCCTGCTCAAGCCAGTAGTTCCTTTTGCTTCGGCTCTAATAAAGATATCCTGCTTCAGGTCCTTCTATGCTCCTTCCTCTGTTGCACGCTTATCACGTCTAGTAAAGCAAATTTTACTTCCTGAAGCAACTCTCCAGGTTATCACTTTTCTCAGTTCTACCTCCTTCTAGACAAAGAGGTgaatggggtggagggagggcaaCAGGGAGAATTTGAGAAGGAGAAGCACAAGTGCAAAACCAAGACAAAAACTTACTTCGGCAGATATTACTCATCGGCTGATTTCAATCATCTCAGCCCTATTTCTTTGTTCTGACTTTTAGTGTAGATGCTTTTCCAGCTAACAGCCCTGTGACACCATTCTGGAAATTAACCCTAAGTCTCATGGTCAGAGAGAGGAGCGGAGTTCTGGAAGGCTTTTTGTCTTCTTGGTAAGAGAGTGTATACGGTTAGTACCAcctgtcctttttttccttacCCTATTCTTCTTTGCTTAACATCAACATGATGCCTGGAGgtgcagcagccattttgtgaccaTGAAGGAAGGGCGTgagataataggaaaaaaaaaaaaaaaaaaaaaaaaaaaaaatatacatatatatatatatatatgtatctgttcccagttcctggcacagggctcctaaaacccttgtaatttcctaagtgataagagcactaggagtaccttttgttctaatatttggtctttgaccccagttgctgacacagagctcctaaatccctttgGATTTCCTGGGTGATAGCAGTGTCTTTTGCTCTAGTGAGGTGACTCTGAGTGGGCACCAGAAAGACCCAGCCACGATTAGAAGCTTGAAATTTTCAACCCTACCCCCTATTCTacacagaggggagaggggctggaaatggagtttaTAGTTGATTATGCCTATgtgatgaaacctccataaaaatccccaaaatgTGGAGTTCAGAGAGCATCCAGGTTGTATGAACACATCATAGGAGAATAGCTCACCCAGAGGGGCATGAAAGCTCGGCATCCCTTCCCACAGAACTTGCCTTACACgtctcttccatctggatgtGCATCTGTATCTTTTATCATGTCACTTTACGATAAACTGGTAAACAGTAATAAACTGTTTTCCTCAGTTCTGTGAGCCCctctagcaaattaatagaaCCCAAAGAGGGGGTATTGGGAACCTCCAATCAACAGGTAATAGGTTGGAAGCACAAGTGACAACGTGGACTTGccattggcatctgaagtgggggagggaggcagtcttgtaggactgagcccctAATCTGTGGGATCGGACactatctctgggtagatagcgtcagaactgagttaaatttGGGGACACACAGCTAGGGTCACAGACAtacttggtgtggggaaaaagaccccacacatctggtgtcagaagtgtgaATGTGATAGCAATGTGAGAGTAAATGATATAGGAGTGTAGGTTTTCTAACACAAAAGGACAGAAGAATCAGAGATGTCTCTCAATCAGCCCCATtagcttctttccttcaacaatTCTTGATTTGTTAAGCAACTGTTCTTTTGGTGGTTATTGATAGCTGAGTTGAATTCCTAATGAATACACCTCTCCATTTTTGACATTCTTCTCAAGGAGAAGGgctaagagaagaagaaagagagagagatagggaaTACAGTAATCAAGGTGCATATtatttctcttgtctctttgagACCAAAGGTCCCAGATAGAAATCATGACTGGCACTTTCTGTACAGCACCTTAATTATCGAGTTGAATAATCTATATAACACAAACGAATACAAGTCAATGTCAATACAACATTATGGTGCTTTCAAAAAATCTAAACTCCCACATTGGGTAGATaggaggtacttttttttttttttttttttactaaataaaagCTGTAGTATAAGCTATGGAATAAATCAGTTACACtcaaataataatggctaacatgtGCCATGCTCTGTTAAATCCTCTAATCTGCACAGCCACCCTATTACACAAGTagtatgattatccccatttacagatgagaaaactgaggcatagaattGTTAGAAAATGATCCAACTAGTAAGCTAGGATTTGTATCCAGGCAGTCAAGCTCCAGTGTCTCTGCTCTTAAACACTCACTGTACTACCATATGTATgtcacacagacagacacaatacataacatacattatatatatgaatgtatgtatatatagacatgCACATGGagagtgtatgtatatatttatgcacatatatgaatatgtaagcatatatatgtatgtgtgtatatatatatatacacacatacatatatatgcttacatattcatatatgtgcataaatatatacatacactctCCATGTGcatgtctatatatacatacattcatatatataatgtatgttatgtattgtgtctgtctgtgtgacATACATATGGTAGTACAGTGAGTGTTTAAGAGCAGAGACACTGGAGCTTGACTGCCTGGATACAAATCCTAGCTTACTAGTTGGATCATTTTCTAACaattctatgcctcagttttctcatctgtaaatggggataatcatactACTTGTGTAATAGGGTGGCTGTGCAGATTAGAGGATTTAACAGAGCATGGCacatgttagccattattatttgaGTGTAACTGATTTATTCCATAGCTTATACTACAGcttttatttagtaaaaaaaaaaaaaaaaaaaagtacctcctATCTACCCAATGTGGGAGTTTAGATTTTTTGAAAGCACCATAATGTTGTATTGACATTGACTTGTATTCGTTTGTGTTATATAGATTATTCAACTCGATAATTAAGGTGCTGTACAGAAAGTGCCAGTCATGATTTCTATCTGGGACCTTTGGTctcaaagagacaagagaaataATATGCACCTTGATTACTGTAttccctatctctctctctttcttcttctcttagcCCTTCTCCTTGAGAAGAATGTCAAAAATGGAGAGGTGTATTCATTAGGAATTCAACTCAGCTATCAATAACCACCAAAAGAACAGTTGCTTAACAAATCAAGAattgttgaaggaaagaagctaATGGGGCTGATTGAGAGACATCTCTGATTCTTCTGTCCTTTTGTGTTAGAAAACCTACACTCCTATATCATTTACTCTCACATTGCTATCACATtcacacttctgacaccagatgtgtggggtctttttccccacaccaagtaTGTCTGTGACCCTAGCTGTGTGTCCCCaaatttaactcagttctgacgctatctacccagagatagtGTCCGATCCCACAGATTaggggctcagtcctacaagactgcctccctcccccacttcagatgccaatggCAAGTCCACGTTGTCACTTGTGCTTCCAACCTATTACCTGTTGATTGGAGGTTCCCAATACCCCCTCTTTGGGttctattaatttgctagagGGGCTCACAGAACTGAGGAAAACAGTTTATTACTGTTTACCAGTTTATCGTAAAGTGACATGATAAAAGATACAGATGCacatccagatggaagagacGTGTAAGGCAAGTTCTGTGGGAAGGGATGCCGAGCTTTCATGCCCCTCTGGGTGAGCTATTCTCCTATGTATaggagatacttttttttttttttttttttactaaataaaagCTGTAGTATAAGCTATGGAATAAATCAGTTACACtcaaataataatggctaacatgtGCCATGCTCTGTTAAATCCTCTAATCTGCACAGCCACCCTATTACACAAGTagtatgattatccccatttacagatgagaaaactgaggcatagaattGTTAGAAAATGATCCAACTAGTAAGCTAGGATTTGTATCCAGGCAGTCAAGCTCCAGTGTCTCTGCTCTTAAACACTCACTGTACTACCATATGTATgtcacacagacagacacaatacataacatacattatatatatgaatgtatgtatatatagacatgCACATGGagagtgtatgtatatatttatgcacatatatgaatatgtaagcatatatatgtatgtgtgtatatatatatatacacacatacatatatatctctaaAGAGAGAGATAACTTGAAAGAAATGCTTCTTAGAACCTGCACACAAGGAATACTTTTTCCCCCTCAATTCTTCTCCATCTCCTGGGTATAACAGAAACCAGTATCAATAGAAAGACTTAACATATCACCTAATAAATTAGTCACAATCAGAATTCCCGAATAAACTATTCCTAGTACAGgtactttgcttttttaaaagatagttttggtgtacacacacacacacacacacacatacaactgaAGGCAATTAATGAAGTGAAGAAAACTATATTAGCATTTAAGTTGCAGATAAATGAATTGAAATCAACCTGCTACTTATATCTAGATTGTATCAGACCTTTACATGTGAATGGTCTGATCACATGAAAAACACTTGCTGctgtaaagacaaaaaaatgagcTGATAGAGAAAAACTAACGTTTTCTTTGGGTGATTATAGGTGGGAGCTTCCAAAGATTGTCTGTCCTAGTCTGCTACCTAGTGTGGAAACTGTACATTTCAATTCTCTGGTCAGATTTTGTTTCCTCCTTCCAAGCCTCAGTGTTCATGCATATTtattcaaaacactgacaacgTTTGATTTCCTTCATCCATTTAAGGGAAACTCTAAATGTTTCAATATCCATGATACATTGCTAAGGGATGATGCAGACATGGAGGGGTGAGTCCCAAACAGAAGGACCAGAGACCCGGGAGCACAGCCTGCAGTCAGATAGTGGGTCTGTGCTtcattcaaacccaggtttcAGCCATCAAGCTGCACTagcttcacttttattttttttttatttttaagtaaacacAGATTTCCAAAATAGGGCAGAAAATTTCAGCCTCACTAAGCTGCCTTGCATGCAATTACTGAAATGGGCACAGTCTGCCACCTTGTGCCCAAAAAGAAAAGATCACACCAGGCTATGGAATTTATTTCCACATCTGCTACTCTCTCCAACCTCACTGTTTTAGATTTCTGAGCTTGTAAATATCTGCCTTGATTTTGTAGCCCTAATTAAACTGTTCTTGGCAACTCCAGCCAGTC contains:
- the MEPE gene encoding matrix extracellular phosphoglycoprotein; amino-acid sequence: MRIIWLGLLLFSLTLAAPTLQPQAEKMKQDSVEEQRIMYKGHHEKHGYYVFKYVYTSSGRKNQTDVKQEEENRDNIALPHSGKKRNQEPAPKENIVQEKEKDLSLPGTNENNKSTKSQNLLENRQTMNKDYRISNKENAHNDLKMSIYPESTGNHGTEDGDNAVSKLHDQEEYGKALIRNNMHHIMEPGTVTELLREENTENKPRNVLSKVPAGANYAKAPSKIKKNHQRDSQAQNIPVKSKSTHRIQHNMDYLKQLPKAKKVSSDFEGSGYPDLQGQEDKDISPFSGDGPPFKDISGKGDAIRPDREGTDIQTEFSSPSEAETINPDARGPGYNEIPEKEGNGGKTIGTRDETAQKANAADVSLVEDNNSIIGSTNFRKLPGKEGNRVDGSSQNAHQGKIEFHYPHAPTEDKRKDGGSDGAESTNEIPKNGKGSSRQDTEHSKRNQVTSNEKQRFPSKGKGQGQFIPSRGLDNEIKNEIGSRNGPNNEGTIITHSRKNYYVPHRQNNSMQNKGVSQSKGSWGYRKPHSNRRFRPPKKHDSSESSDSGSSSESDGD